The Methanosphaera stadtmanae DSM 3091 genome includes a window with the following:
- the pgsA gene encoding archaetidylinositol phosphate synthase — protein sequence MLNNKIRPQANEITGKIGKKIPLNPNIVTLIGLFISFFAGGLFASGNLVAGAIFIIISGMCDMIDGAIARSQHCRTRFGGFLDSTCDRFADAAIIIGLMYSGYTDPILGALAIHSSLTVSYIRSRAESEGIKCSVGIAERAERLLIIVVGSIIAAILGGSHNMMFLTIAVLTILSYITVFQRIHHVWIRLN from the coding sequence ATGCTAAATAATAAAATACGACCACAAGCTAATGAAATAACAGGAAAAATAGGTAAGAAAATACCATTAAATCCAAACATTGTGACATTAATAGGTTTATTCATTAGTTTTTTTGCAGGAGGGCTCTTTGCATCAGGTAACTTAGTTGCCGGAGCTATTTTTATAATTATTAGTGGAATGTGTGACATGATTGATGGAGCTATTGCACGTTCACAACATTGTAGAACACGATTTGGAGGATTTTTAGATTCTACCTGTGATCGTTTCGCAGATGCAGCTATTATTATTGGATTAATGTATAGTGGTTATACTGATCCTATTCTTGGAGCTTTAGCAATACATTCCTCATTAACTGTAAGTTATATTAGATCACGTGCAGAAAGTGAAGGAATAAAATGTTCTGTAGGAATAGCAGAAAGAGCTGAAAGATTACTTATCATAGTTGTTGGTTCAATAATTGCAGCAATACTTGGTGGTTCACATAACATGATGTTTTTAACAATTGCAGTACTTACAATACTAAGTTACATTACAGTTTTCCAGAGAATACATCATGTATGGATACGACTAAATTAA
- a CDS encoding DUF357 domain-containing protein, giving the protein MQPKERIDKDLRIFEENIEPVEKLDLTQKEVLVKDMAKRYYEDTKYYLKIDDELTSFACIAYAHGLLDSLRIMYNLIDDS; this is encoded by the coding sequence ATGCAACCAAAAGAACGTATAGATAAAGATTTAAGAATTTTTGAAGAAAATATAGAACCTGTTGAAAAACTCGACTTAACACAAAAGGAAGTGCTTGTTAAAGACATGGCAAAAAGATATTATGAGGATACAAAATATTATCTTAAAATAGATGATGAATTAACATCATTTGCATGTATTGCATATGCCCATGGACTTCTTGACTCCCTTAGAATAATGTACAACCTAATAGATGATTCTTAG
- a CDS encoding DUF2098 domain-containing protein, with protein MTFTDKRGNKIELGSYIIYANTGTIGEVLDMKTDDDGSWVLIQVDELTRLWYNTQYIELTDKKYSRKIKEEKDKELSVDDIKKQIDEHISAELGDDAVGGG; from the coding sequence ATGACATTTACTGATAAGAGAGGAAATAAGATAGAACTTGGTTCATATATAATCTATGCTAATACTGGAACAATTGGTGAAGTTTTAGATATGAAAACTGATGATGATGGTTCATGGGTATTAATACAAGTTGATGAATTAACAAGACTATGGTACAATACACAATACATAGAACTAACAGATAAAAAATATTCACGAAAAATAAAAGAAGAAAAAGATAAGGAATTATCTGTTGATGATATTAAAAAACAAATAGATGAACATATATCAGCAGAGTTAGGGGATGATGCTGTTGGAGGAGGATAA
- a CDS encoding 2-amino-3,7-dideoxy-D-threo-hept-6-ulosonate synthase, protein MIGKKIRIERIINRKTGKCVIAPMDHGISGGPIPGLINMTKTIDAVANGGANAVLMHKGMVKNGHRGYGSDIGLILHLFASTDASMDPFHKVQVTSVEKAVQLGADAVSVHVNIGSEKEPEMLQSTGRIAEECDKWGLPLLAMMYPRGPEIKNEHDPEVVKLAARVGAELGADIVKTNYTGDPDSFKEVVDGCPVPVLIAGGPKIETQRQLFEMVSDSISVGGAGVAFGRNIFQAEDPAKITRALVEVVHNNATPDEALEILKE, encoded by the coding sequence ATGATAGGTAAAAAGATTAGAATTGAAAGAATTATAAACCGTAAAACAGGAAAATGTGTTATTGCACCAATGGACCATGGGATATCTGGAGGACCAATCCCTGGTCTTATAAACATGACAAAAACAATAGATGCAGTGGCTAATGGTGGAGCAAATGCAGTGCTAATGCATAAAGGTATGGTAAAAAACGGTCACCGTGGATATGGAAGTGATATTGGACTTATATTACATTTATTTGCAAGTACTGATGCAAGTATGGATCCTTTCCATAAAGTACAAGTTACAAGTGTTGAAAAAGCTGTACAACTTGGAGCAGATGCTGTAAGTGTACATGTAAACATAGGTTCTGAAAAAGAACCAGAAATGTTACAATCAACTGGTAGAATAGCAGAAGAATGTGACAAATGGGGACTTCCACTTCTTGCAATGATGTATCCTAGAGGACCTGAAATTAAAAATGAACACGACCCTGAAGTTGTTAAATTAGCAGCACGTGTAGGTGCAGAATTAGGTGCAGATATTGTAAAAACAAATTATACTGGCGATCCTGATTCATTTAAAGAAGTAGTTGATGGATGTCCTGTACCTGTACTTATTGCAGGTGGCCCTAAAATAGAAACACAAAGACAATTATTTGAAATGGTATCTGACTCTATAAGTGTTGGTGGTGCTGGAGTTGCATTTGGAAGAAATATTTTCCAAGCAGAAGATCCTGCAAAGATTACACGTGCACTAGTAGAAGTTGTACATAACAATGCAACACCTGATGAAGCACTGGAAATATTAAAAGAATAA
- a CDS encoding NAD(P)/FAD-dependent oxidoreductase: MKTYNTVIVGGGASGILSGIYLDDKNSIILEKNDILGKKILLTGGGRCNLTNNATKKEYMKSYYNSGKYYIDAFNTFFNEDIRQLLKDNGCNTKVEEDNRVFPVSDKASDVVNTLTKILKNTSTKYRLNSYVTSISYNEGLFKIKYNNNVIQSKNLILATGGTSYPKTGSDGDGIVFTTSLGHTKPKNMGGLCPIKVEETWPRKLQGITNYVSIEIKANKKSIVKDSGSIIFTHNGLSGFIILDNSMIVEKHLRKNQDVIINLDFVSDYSYESLDKTLQEDFSNNSNKTLKTYLHKYLPKNMAIVFLENIKIDSNKILNQVTKKERIKIRDNLKKTTLTITSVLENESMVTNSGVKQKEINPATYESKIVPNLYIVGELVEGCGICGGYNLQKAFSTGVLAAKTIRDKYYDSY, encoded by the coding sequence ATGAAAACATACAACACAGTTATTGTTGGTGGAGGTGCTAGTGGTATCTTATCTGGAATATATTTAGATGATAAAAATAGTATTATTCTTGAAAAAAATGATATTTTAGGTAAAAAAATACTTCTTACAGGTGGGGGTAGATGTAATCTAACAAATAATGCCACAAAAAAAGAGTATATGAAATCATACTATAATTCAGGAAAATATTATATTGATGCATTTAATACATTTTTCAATGAAGATATTAGGCAATTACTTAAAGATAATGGCTGTAATACAAAGGTTGAAGAAGATAACCGAGTATTTCCAGTAAGTGACAAGGCAAGTGATGTGGTTAATACATTAACTAAAATTCTTAAAAATACCTCAACAAAGTATAGACTTAATTCATATGTAACATCCATATCATATAATGAAGGATTATTTAAAATTAAATATAACAACAATGTTATTCAATCAAAAAACCTCATACTTGCTACTGGTGGAACTTCATATCCTAAAACTGGATCTGATGGTGATGGAATTGTATTTACAACATCCCTTGGACATACAAAACCTAAAAATATGGGTGGATTATGTCCAATAAAAGTAGAAGAGACATGGCCTAGAAAATTACAGGGAATAACTAACTATGTTTCAATTGAAATAAAGGCAAATAAGAAATCCATAGTAAAGGATTCTGGTTCAATAATTTTCACACATAATGGACTTAGTGGATTTATTATACTAGATAATAGTATGATAGTTGAAAAACATCTTAGAAAAAATCAAGATGTAATAATTAATCTTGACTTTGTTTCAGATTATTCATATGAATCATTAGATAAAACCTTACAGGAAGATTTTAGTAATAATTCAAATAAAACCTTAAAAACATATCTTCACAAGTATCTTCCAAAAAATATGGCCATTGTATTTCTAGAAAATATTAAAATAGATTCTAATAAGATATTAAACCAGGTAACCAAAAAAGAACGAATAAAAATAAGAGATAATCTTAAAAAAACAACACTCACCATAACAAGTGTTCTTGAAAACGAGTCTATGGTTACAAATAGTGGAGTTAAACAGAAGGAAATAAATCCTGCTACATATGAATCAAAGATAGTTCCAAACTTATACATAGTTGGAGAACTTGTTGAAGGATGTGGTATTTGTGGTGGATATAACCTTCAAAAAGCATTTTCAACTGGAGTACTTGCTGCAAAAACTATAAGAGATAAATATTATGATTCATATTAG
- a CDS encoding 3-dehydroquinate synthase II, producing MKFAWIRPNGTWNDRKEAIVDSLESGFDHIMDLDNAETIKKLGSVTIISDKEDSDITLLGLNNKITMADIKKAQESGKEVAAYVEINNKDDELLVSKLGTVADYVILKGKNWKVIPLENIIASLQNRTSKIIVDVPNYEEAKLALETMEHGSDGVLLSSNDGNEIRKLGALIEKVSKESYDLKAATVTKVESVGIGDRVCVDTCSMMNVGDGMLVGSFASGLFLVHSETLESEYVASRPFRVNAGPVHAYVMTPENKTRYLSELEAGDEVVTLNSKGEANTVIVGRVKIEKRPLLLIEAKYKNSRIRTLVQNAETIRLVNDKGEPISVSKLKVGDKVLAYFSEAARHFGMAIEEQIIEK from the coding sequence ATGAAATTTGCATGGATAAGACCTAATGGTACTTGGAATGATCGTAAAGAAGCTATTGTTGATTCATTAGAATCTGGATTCGATCACATAATGGATTTAGATAATGCTGAAACTATTAAGAAATTAGGTAGTGTAACAATAATATCAGATAAAGAAGATTCTGACATTACACTTCTTGGATTAAATAACAAAATTACCATGGCAGATATTAAAAAAGCACAAGAAAGTGGTAAAGAAGTAGCAGCATATGTTGAAATTAATAACAAGGATGATGAGTTACTAGTATCTAAACTAGGTACAGTAGCAGACTATGTTATATTAAAAGGTAAAAATTGGAAAGTTATCCCTTTAGAAAATATCATTGCCAGTTTACAAAATAGAACTTCTAAAATCATAGTTGATGTTCCAAATTATGAAGAAGCAAAATTAGCTCTTGAAACAATGGAACATGGATCTGATGGTGTGTTATTATCATCTAATGATGGAAATGAAATAAGAAAATTAGGTGCCCTAATAGAAAAAGTATCAAAGGAATCATATGATCTTAAAGCTGCAACTGTTACTAAAGTAGAATCTGTTGGTATTGGTGATAGAGTATGTGTAGATACATGTTCAATGATGAATGTTGGAGATGGAATGCTTGTAGGTTCATTTGCATCTGGACTATTTTTAGTTCATAGTGAAACATTAGAAAGTGAATATGTTGCATCACGTCCATTTAGAGTAAATGCTGGTCCAGTACATGCTTATGTTATGACTCCAGAGAATAAAACAAGATATCTTTCAGAATTAGAAGCTGGAGATGAAGTTGTTACATTAAATAGTAAAGGTGAAGCTAACACTGTTATTGTTGGCCGTGTAAAAATAGAAAAACGTCCTTTACTTCTTATTGAAGCAAAATATAAGAATTCTAGAATAAGAACTCTTGTACAGAATGCTGAAACAATTAGACTAGTAAATGATAAAGGTGAACCAATCTCTGTTTCTAAACTAAAAGTTGGAGATAAAGTTCTTGCATACTTTAGTGAAGCTGCAAGACACTTTGGAATGGCTATTGAAGAACAAATTATTGAAAAATAA
- a CDS encoding DEAD/DEAH box helicase → MSKIDSNIEEIMNKCYPYIKEYNPAQKAVIDSGYLENNDNYIISIPTASGKTVLGVLAALKVLLHGGKVVYSVPLLSLQNEKYKEFKVFEEFGFKVGKHPSRCDIAVMVFESFDALTRFSRNTLNEIDLVIIDEFHMIGDYSRGPTLECAITRLKENNKSMRIIALSATLKNMEEISHWLDANVVVHDYRPVPLHKEVLCAEEFGTSDKNNIVFKILNDSLNDSSQMLTFVSTRRFTESLAQNMSKKIAKHIPDGKKEIFNSIAEDVLNVSIKKNSQPTEVCYKLAECIRNGIAFHHAGLFDKQKEIIEEEFINGNLLMITATPSLMYGVNLPSKNVVIRDYTRWTEQGQTNIPVFDYEQMSGRAGRPGFDTEGYSYLLAKTYDEAFNLDEYYVHGDIEVTNSKLIDNEDAVLKQIITQISSGFAKDMDDLIDFFNKTFYGFQISHTYNDMSFGFSGETIKYEISSALEYLIQNGIIRLTPSGFQTTPLGSLISRSNYAVKTAVKLKDYANMIDEEFSVANLIYEISKTSDLPKINTKFRANKDNIKEVLTSKGVFVTFISNNEATAASLLEWINERKEYEIENYLKVYAASTRRASYEASSLVKYFYNICDVLGKYKHLNEIDKLSSRLYYGVKKDLLPLVTGVKRLGRQRARKVVDIFGNNLNDVKITELTRIDGIGEVTARNIIEFYNNME, encoded by the coding sequence ATGAGCAAAATAGATTCTAATATTGAAGAAATAATGAATAAATGTTATCCATACATAAAGGAGTATAATCCTGCACAGAAGGCTGTGATAGATTCAGGTTATCTTGAAAATAATGATAATTATATTATATCAATACCTACCGCTAGTGGAAAAACTGTTCTTGGTGTACTGGCAGCACTGAAAGTACTACTACATGGTGGTAAAGTAGTATATTCAGTACCACTACTATCTCTACAAAATGAGAAATATAAGGAATTTAAGGTATTTGAGGAATTTGGATTTAAAGTAGGTAAACATCCATCTAGATGTGATATTGCAGTTATGGTTTTTGAATCATTTGATGCTTTGACTAGATTTTCAAGAAATACTCTTAATGAAATTGATTTAGTAATAATTGATGAATTTCACATGATTGGAGATTATAGTAGAGGACCTACACTTGAATGTGCAATTACAAGACTAAAAGAAAATAATAAGAGTATGAGAATCATTGCATTATCTGCAACACTTAAAAATATGGAAGAAATTTCTCACTGGCTAGATGCAAACGTTGTAGTTCATGATTATAGACCTGTACCCCTACACAAAGAAGTTTTATGTGCTGAGGAATTTGGAACTAGTGATAAAAACAACATAGTATTTAAGATACTTAATGATTCACTTAATGATTCATCTCAAATGTTAACATTTGTATCAACACGTAGATTTACAGAATCACTTGCCCAGAATATGTCTAAAAAAATAGCAAAACATATACCTGATGGTAAAAAGGAAATTTTTAATTCCATTGCAGAAGATGTGTTAAATGTTTCAATAAAAAAGAATTCACAGCCTACAGAAGTATGTTATAAGTTAGCAGAATGTATAAGAAATGGAATTGCATTTCATCATGCAGGACTCTTTGATAAACAAAAGGAAATTATTGAGGAAGAATTTATAAATGGTAATCTTCTAATGATAACAGCAACCCCTAGTTTAATGTATGGTGTTAACTTACCATCAAAAAATGTTGTAATACGTGATTATACTAGATGGACAGAACAGGGACAGACAAACATACCAGTATTTGATTATGAACAAATGTCTGGAAGAGCAGGACGTCCAGGATTTGATACAGAAGGATACTCCTATCTTCTTGCAAAAACATATGATGAAGCATTTAATCTTGATGAATACTATGTTCATGGAGACATAGAAGTAACAAATTCTAAATTAATTGATAATGAAGATGCTGTTTTAAAACAGATAATTACCCAGATTTCAAGTGGATTTGCAAAGGATATGGATGATTTAATAGATTTCTTTAATAAAACATTCTATGGATTTCAAATATCACACACTTATAATGATATGAGTTTTGGATTTTCAGGGGAGACTATAAAATATGAAATTTCAAGTGCTCTTGAATATCTTATACAAAATGGTATTATAAGATTAACTCCTTCAGGATTTCAAACAACACCCCTTGGTAGTTTAATATCAAGAAGTAATTATGCAGTGAAAACTGCTGTTAAATTAAAAGATTATGCTAATATGATTGATGAGGAATTTAGTGTTGCAAATCTCATATATGAAATATCTAAAACATCAGATCTACCTAAAATTAACACGAAATTCAGGGCTAATAAGGATAATATCAAGGAAGTTCTCACAAGTAAAGGAGTTTTTGTTACTTTCATATCAAATAATGAAGCTACAGCAGCTAGTTTACTTGAATGGATTAATGAAAGGAAAGAATATGAAATTGAAAATTATTTAAAAGTATATGCAGCATCAACTAGACGTGCTAGTTATGAGGCTTCAAGTCTTGTTAAATACTTCTATAATATTTGTGATGTTCTTGGAAAATATAAACATTTAAATGAAATTGATAAGTTAAGTTCCAGATTATACTATGGTGTTAAAAAGGATTTATTACCACTTGTTACTGGAGTTAAACGTTTAGGTCGTCAACGTGCACGTAAAGTTGTAGATATATTTGGTAATAATTTAAATGATGTTAAAATAACTGAATTAACACGTATTGATGGTATTGGTGAAGTTACTGCTAGAAATATTATAGAATTCTATAATAATATGGAGTAG
- a CDS encoding L-threonylcarbamoyladenylate synthase, giving the protein MVYIVDNPNKNELNKIRSMLGQGKLVVYPTDTIYGIGVDINNIDAVKKVYMTKKRSYDKPISICLHDITQVKEVAIVTDEIEHIINELLPGPYTLLLRKKSNIPDILTANTNIIGIRIPDNKITHSLTKDFPITSTSANLSNIQTPDNITDIKKQLGDNIDIYIDCGKKIKNQPSTIIDLTQQNPKIIRQHKNNELINKILKIDLY; this is encoded by the coding sequence ATGGTGTATATAGTAGATAATCCTAATAAAAATGAATTAAATAAGATTCGTTCTATGTTAGGACAAGGAAAATTAGTAGTTTATCCTACAGACACAATTTATGGAATTGGTGTAGACATAAATAACATTGATGCCGTGAAAAAAGTGTATATGACTAAGAAAAGATCGTATGATAAGCCTATTTCTATATGTTTACATGATATAACACAAGTAAAAGAAGTAGCAATAGTAACAGATGAAATAGAACATATAATAAATGAATTACTACCTGGACCATACACCTTACTTCTTAGAAAAAAAAGTAATATACCAGATATACTAACAGCAAATACAAATATTATTGGAATAAGAATACCTGATAATAAAATAACACATAGTCTAACAAAGGATTTTCCAATCACAAGTACAAGTGCTAATCTTTCAAATATTCAAACACCAGACAACATAACAGATATAAAAAAACAGTTAGGTGATAATATTGATATTTACATAGACTGTGGTAAAAAAATAAAGAATCAACCATCAACAATAATAGACCTAACACAACAAAACCCTAAAATAATAAGACAACATAAGAATAATGAATTAATAAATAAAATATTGAAAATTGATTTATATTAA
- a CDS encoding glycosyltransferase family 4 protein yields the protein MNICIIGQYPPQVGGVATYTKQLEDTLTNKGHNVYVLTYSSDCSRKDNVFEAKTINIPLLRGISFIISSYFILNKIVDKYNIDIIHANYLLPQAFVATLIHKDVKIVATAHGSDINILPSKIFTKPLIKYTLKHLDNVYFVSEKLQKKALALNIEGLIEKSHITPNTVDTNKFKPISDDKKKLYTKYKKPLVMFIGNLVVQKGLKYLLKAKEISKTEYVLLIYGDGPKKEELKEYINQHNIKDIYLMGKTNIPEKIIPESDIMVLPSISEGASIVALESMSCQKPLIATDTGNIQSIITNNENGVIVPVADYEKLANAIDKLVDDEDKRNTLGKNARKTIERDYSQMKIPYIN from the coding sequence ATGAATATTTGTATTATTGGCCAATATCCTCCACAAGTAGGTGGTGTTGCCACATATACTAAACAATTAGAAGATACTCTCACAAATAAGGGACATAACGTCTATGTTTTAACTTATTCTAGTGATTGTTCCAGAAAAGATAATGTTTTTGAGGCTAAAACAATTAACATTCCCCTACTTCGAGGAATTAGTTTTATTATTTCAAGTTATTTTATCTTAAATAAAATTGTTGATAAATATAATATCGATATAATACATGCAAATTATCTTCTTCCACAGGCATTTGTTGCCACATTAATTCATAAGGATGTAAAAATCGTTGCAACTGCACATGGATCTGATATTAATATATTACCAAGTAAGATTTTTACAAAACCCCTTATAAAATATACTCTAAAACACTTAGATAATGTGTATTTTGTAAGTGAAAAGTTACAAAAAAAAGCATTAGCCTTAAATATAGAAGGACTTATAGAAAAATCCCATATAACACCAAATACAGTAGATACAAATAAATTTAAGCCAATAAGTGATGATAAAAAAAAACTATACACTAAATACAAAAAGCCATTGGTGATGTTTATAGGAAATCTTGTGGTACAAAAGGGATTAAAATACCTTTTAAAAGCTAAAGAAATATCAAAAACAGAATATGTTCTCCTAATATATGGAGATGGACCTAAAAAAGAAGAATTAAAAGAATATATCAACCAGCATAACATTAAAGACATATATCTTATGGGAAAAACAAATATTCCTGAGAAAATAATACCTGAATCTGATATCATGGTACTTCCATCCATATCTGAAGGAGCAAGTATTGTGGCTCTTGAGAGTATGTCTTGTCAAAAACCATTAATTGCTACAGACACAGGTAACATTCAAAGTATCATAACAAACAATGAAAATGGAGTAATAGTACCAGTAGCAGATTATGAGAAGTTAGCTAATGCTATTGACAAATTAGTAGATGATGAAGATAAAAGAAACACTTTAGGTAAAAATGCACGAAAAACTATAGAAAGAGATTATAGTCAAATGAAAATTCCATACATAAATTGA
- the thpR gene encoding RNA 2',3'-cyclic phosphodiesterase — MRAFLAIEIEESLKNKIKKTQQTIKNTNSAKIKYVEDENIHLTLKFFGEINQRKQKQISSIIRKTTENYETYTMKLVKVGAFPNMNRPRVIWTGIKDNDTTINLIKELDDEFNKIGFKKEHDYTPHITIGRVRDVYNKNNLSNILKQLSKTYYGKMNIKKIHLKSSTLTPTGPIYETVEEFIL, encoded by the coding sequence ATGCGTGCATTTTTAGCTATTGAAATAGAAGAATCATTGAAAAATAAAATTAAAAAAACACAGCAAACTATAAAAAACACGAATTCTGCTAAGATAAAATATGTTGAAGATGAAAATATCCATTTAACTCTTAAATTTTTTGGAGAGATTAATCAAAGAAAACAAAAACAAATATCTTCAATTATAAGAAAAACAACAGAAAATTATGAAACATACACTATGAAACTAGTCAAAGTTGGTGCTTTTCCAAATATGAATCGTCCACGTGTTATATGGACAGGAATAAAAGACAATGACACGACAATTAATCTTATTAAAGAACTGGATGATGAGTTTAATAAAATAGGATTTAAAAAAGAACATGATTATACGCCCCATATCACTATTGGGCGTGTGCGGGATGTTTATAATAAAAACAATCTATCCAATATATTAAAACAATTAAGTAAAACCTATTATGGTAAAATGAATATTAAAAAAATACATCTTAAATCAAGTACACTCACACCTACTGGTCCAATATATGAGACTGTGGAAGAATTTATTTTATGA
- a CDS encoding class I SAM-dependent methyltransferase, translated as MIHISYKRNNYQEDMIKYVKLLDNVVELGCHVGCSTKILSRLCQDGTVYAFDNSPESTRAMNNLKIEYKNIEFSNVDVRDKKLIYEFSKTHEKIDVLCVDLGGGYHPDTVFKVFFLWSSILKPRVSLIRNRGLIDFVNSSDTTENILSHKGYLSSSSNEIIPNELKNK; from the coding sequence ATGATTCATATTAGTTATAAGAGAAATAACTATCAGGAAGATATGATTAAATATGTGAAACTTCTTGATAATGTGGTAGAATTAGGATGTCATGTAGGATGTTCTACTAAAATATTATCTAGACTTTGTCAAGATGGAACAGTATATGCATTTGATAACAGTCCAGAAAGTACAAGGGCAATGAATAATCTTAAAATTGAATATAAAAATATTGAATTTTCTAATGTAGATGTTAGAGATAAGAAATTAATATATGAATTCTCAAAAACTCATGAAAAAATAGATGTATTATGTGTTGATTTAGGTGGAGGTTATCATCCAGATACAGTATTTAAAGTATTTTTCTTATGGTCCTCCATACTTAAACCACGAGTGTCACTTATTAGAAATAGAGGATTAATAGATTTTGTTAATTCATCAGACACTACTGAGAACATATTATCACATAAAGGGTATTTATCTTCATCTTCAAATGAAATAATTCCTAATGAATTAAAGAATAAGTAA
- a CDS encoding DUF2115 domain-containing protein, giving the protein MSCVCENMKYNTLKEILKEKIREVTLQELYDLSFEFNEDTKYLPREYKKKYIESVLNVIINRFNSLKNTQENFEGEVTKKEASEINKILTKTNNRLTDALNVIVVYATYLKREPIHLPGTEFPGMQSIYTDGENYYCPIKRYHIDNDKALCRYCVAKETDI; this is encoded by the coding sequence ATGTCTTGTGTTTGTGAGAATATGAAATATAACACATTAAAAGAAATATTAAAGGAAAAAATAAGAGAAGTTACTCTTCAGGAATTATATGATTTATCATTTGAATTTAATGAAGATACTAAATATCTTCCCAGAGAATATAAAAAGAAATATATTGAATCTGTACTTAATGTTATAATCAATAGATTTAATTCTCTAAAAAATACACAAGAAAACTTCGAAGGTGAAGTTACAAAAAAAGAAGCCAGTGAAATTAATAAGATTCTTACAAAAACCAATAACAGACTTACAGATGCATTGAATGTAATTGTAGTGTATGCTACCTATCTTAAAAGAGAACCTATTCATCTGCCTGGTACTGAGTTTCCAGGAATGCAAAGTATTTATACTGATGGAGAGAATTATTATTGTCCCATTAAAAGATATCATATAGATAATGATAAAGCATTGTGTAGGTATTGTGTTGCAAAAGAAACTGATATATAA